Within the Thermanaeromonas toyohensis ToBE genome, the region CGCCACCTATGAATTTTATAAAAGGGATTTTAGAGCAAGTAGATGGTAAACTCTTCTTTAAAGGAAAAGGCATAACTTTCAATTTATCCTTCGTAAAGTTAGGGGAGTTACCAGATAATAAAGAAATAATTTTGGGGGTGCGACCTGAACATCTAACATTACACCAAGAAGAAAGTACTACGGCTAGTGTTGCTTTTGGTTATTATATTCCATGTATAGTAGAGGTGGTAGAGCATATAGGGGCAGAAGCTATTATCCATGCTAAGACTAGGGGGGGTGAAGAGTTAGTAATTCGCTATACAGGAGAAAATAAGATACCTAAGATGGGAGAAATGATTAAGGTTAGGCCGCAAGGAAATTTACATTTATTTGAAATGGCAAGTAGCCAATGTATTCTTTCCGAAAAATGGGATTTTCCAACACATAACTAGTTCATAGCTAAAAATTTTTATTAGGAGGTTAGGGTCGTGTTTTGGAAAAAGAAAACCTATTTATTATCGATAATATCTATTCTGCTGTTAGTTTTGACTGCTTGTGCGAAAGGAGGAGGTTCTGGTAAACAGGGAGCAGGTACACCACAAGAAAAAGTAGAAATAACGTTTGTTAATTGGGCTACCGCTGAAGAGGCCACAAAAAAGCAGATGTTAGCAGTTATAGAAGAGTTTGAGAAGCAAAATCCCAATATTAAGGTGAAAAATGTTCCTATTCCAGTAGGAGAACAATTAAATCAGCTAACAATTATGACCACTGGTGGTAACGCCCCGGATATTGCTCAAGTTCACTTTGATGTAGGTATAAGTTTGGCAGCTATGGGTGCGTTAGAACCAACTGAAAACTTACTTTCAAAAGAGTTTTTAGAGGATGTTAATAAAAAGCTTTATGATTTCGGAATATGGGAAGGAAAGCATTATTTAATACCATGGGTCGGACATCCATTAGGCTTTTGGTATAACAAGAAGATTCTTAAAGAAGCAGGATTAGATCCCAATAATCCACCTCAAACAATGGATGAACTTACTAAAGCAATGGGGATTATTAAAGAAAAATTTCCCGAAGTAATTCCACTTCAGATAGATACTACTATACGTACTTTAGGATTATCTCACGAATGGTCTTTTATGGCTGCCTTTGGTGCTGTTCCTATTGAAGGAGACAAAGTTCAAGCTAACAAGATGGGACCTTTTGCAGAATGGTTGAGAATGCTGGTTAAAAAAGGTTATACTTTACCAGGTAAAAAATTTGGTGAATTTCGTCCTTTAGCAGCTCAAAATAGGTTAGCCTTTGGGTTTGATGGCCCTTCGTTTAAAGGTATAGTTCAAAGCTTTGATAAGACAATTACTGATGAAAAGTTTTATGAAACATGGGGTGTAACTACTTTACCTGTAGGAGTGGATAAGAAACCTTATTCAGCCCCTGATGACCATAATTTGGCTATATTTAAAGCTTCTAAGCATAAAGAAGCAGCAGCAAAATTTGCTGAGTTTCTAGCACGAAGCGATTTCTCTATAAAGACCTATGTAATTCCTCTGGGCTTCCTTCCTACAGTACAGAGTGCAATTCAGCGATTCCCTAAAGAATTTAGTGATCCCGCTAGGAAAGCGTATGTAGAAAAAGTAGTTCCAGCTGAAGTTCGGTTACCCTATGGTCCTAATTATTCTAAAATAGCTACTGTAGTTATGGCGGGGATGCAAGAAGTTATTACTACAGATAAACCTATTCCTGAAATTTTAAATAATATACAAATGAAGTTGGAGGGCATAGTTCATGGTAGATAAAGAGTTGGAATTGGGTAAGCGAGGAATTATTCCTCGCTTACCTCTACCTTTTTTACTTGTGTTTCCTTCATTATTAGTTTTGGGATTGGTAATTTTATATCCCCTTTTGAGTTCTTCTATTCTTTCTCTTTTTCATTATGAACTAACAAAACCTAACGAAATTACCTTTAATCTGTTAGGAAATTATAACCAAATGATTAAAGATAGTACTTTTTGGTTGGCTTTTAAAAACACAATAATTTTTACAGTGAGTTCAGTGGTAATTAGTTTAGCGATAGGTTTAATAGTTGCTATTGCATTAGATCAATTACCAGACCGATTAGCTAGTCTTAGAGGGGTAGTTTTAGTTCCTTGGATTATTCCAGGAGTAATAGTGGGATTTCTGTTTATGCTTATTTTTGACGTTGAAGTAGGTATAGCTAATGTAATTTTATATCAAATAGGGGTCCTAAAAAAGTTTTTACCTTGGTTGATGGATGAACAGTTGGCTATGGTAGCTGTAATTGTAGCAAATATTTGGAACCAAGTACCTTTCTACATTTTGATGTTTACAGCTGGTCTTAAAGCTATTCCTATAGATGTAAAAGAAGCAGCAATTGTCGAAGGTGCTACTCGGTGGCAGGAATTTGTTTATGTAACTTTACCATATTTGAGAGGAATTATGGTAATTACTAGCCTTCTAATGGTCATTAGAAATTTTAACAACTTCCCTATCATATATACCATGACTGGGGGAGGACCAGTTTTTTCTACAACAACATTAGTGATTTATATTTATCGGTTAGCATTTGAACAGTTTAATATTGGTTATGCTTCAGCAGTAGGTATTGTATGGTGTCTTGTCCTACTACTTCTTTCGAGTATTTATGTAAAAATGTTATACAAACAAATTTAAAAAGGAGGATCAAAGTGTTTCGCCGTCGATTTTCATTGGGGTGGACGCTATTTATTTGGAGTGTGATTATAATAATTTTAGCCTGGTCTCTTTTCCCTATATATTGGATGTTGGTTACAAGTTTAAAACGAAATATGGACGTTTTTAAAGTACCACCTGAATGGTGGCCAGTTCAACCCACTATTGAGAATTATATTGGCTTAACCACTGGAATCAATCCAATAGGTAGGTTTTTCGTTAATAGTATGGTTACCTCATTATTAACTGTAGGTATAACTATTGTCTTAGCTACTTTATCTGGATATGCCTTATCTAGGCTCAAATTTCGTTTTCGCAACCATATTTTAATAGGCGTTTTGGTAACCCAAATGTTTC harbors:
- a CDS encoding carbohydrate ABC transporter permease, with protein sequence MVDKELELGKRGIIPRLPLPFLLVFPSLLVLGLVILYPLLSSSILSLFHYELTKPNEITFNLLGNYNQMIKDSTFWLAFKNTIIFTVSSVVISLAIGLIVAIALDQLPDRLASLRGVVLVPWIIPGVIVGFLFMLIFDVEVGIANVILYQIGVLKKFLPWLMDEQLAMVAVIVANIWNQVPFYILMFTAGLKAIPIDVKEAAIVEGATRWQEFVYVTLPYLRGIMVITSLLMVIRNFNNFPIIYTMTGGGPVFSTTTLVIYIYRLAFEQFNIGYASAVGIVWCLVLLLLSSIYVKMLYKQI
- a CDS encoding ABC transporter substrate-binding protein, whose amino-acid sequence is MFWKKKTYLLSIISILLLVLTACAKGGGSGKQGAGTPQEKVEITFVNWATAEEATKKQMLAVIEEFEKQNPNIKVKNVPIPVGEQLNQLTIMTTGGNAPDIAQVHFDVGISLAAMGALEPTENLLSKEFLEDVNKKLYDFGIWEGKHYLIPWVGHPLGFWYNKKILKEAGLDPNNPPQTMDELTKAMGIIKEKFPEVIPLQIDTTIRTLGLSHEWSFMAAFGAVPIEGDKVQANKMGPFAEWLRMLVKKGYTLPGKKFGEFRPLAAQNRLAFGFDGPSFKGIVQSFDKTITDEKFYETWGVTTLPVGVDKKPYSAPDDHNLAIFKASKHKEAAAKFAEFLARSDFSIKTYVIPLGFLPTVQSAIQRFPKEFSDPARKAYVEKVVPAEVRLPYGPNYSKIATVVMAGMQEVITTDKPIPEILNNIQMKLEGIVHGR